The Dasypus novemcinctus isolate mDasNov1 chromosome 24, mDasNov1.1.hap2, whole genome shotgun sequence sequence CGACGTCACACCGTCCAACAAATACCTACTCGTTTCGCGCAGCCAGGAGACTTGGAATCTGTCTTTTTGAAGACACTGATGCTGACCCGTCCAGTTCAGGCTGGGGCCCTGCAGGAGCACCGGCTGTGGTGTTAGACTTTGTTCCAGAACTTTCCTGGTGCCTCTCACCGTGAGGTCCGGGTCATGTGCTCCTGCGTAAGGCGTGACGGGCCCCGCAGGGAGGAGAGCAGGACCCTCTGCTGAGGGAAGTCCAGCAACCGGGCGCTCCAGCCCTGCTGGCGGGCGTGAGCTCAGTGCACCAAGGGCTCTGCGCGTCGTCCCACTGACGGTTAGGGCCGGCGGTTTTTCTATGGATGGAACAAGACAGCCTCTTCCTCATCTGTCTGGCGGGTTGGGGAAAACCTTTAATTGCATATTGGAAATAAGCAATGCCTGTGACCTGTTTCTAGGCTCAGAGTAGATCCAGGAGGCCCCCGCGAGCTTCTTTACTTGGGGCTCTCCATCTTGAGAGGAGGTCATGCCTGTGCAATGGTGACATACTAAACACACGTACTGATCTCTGGCAGCTCTCTTTTCCTAAGGGGAAAGAACCATCCCTTGTGACTTAAAAACAGGGTCCTCTGGAAAATGCCAAAGATGTTTCGGAGCTCCGTGGGTCATTGTGAACCACGTTTTGGCTTTATATTTAACCAAAGGACATTAGAGATGACAAGACCCACGACCACGTCCTCCTTCTCTAAGCAGCTCTGATTCCGTCCCTCCTCCGTTTCCCCTGCTCCCTCGGTGGCCCCAGTCCTGGTGCCGCACCCAGACCCCTGAGGCCGCTCCCTGGCCCCACCGCACCCGTGCGCACCCAGGCCGGTCATCCTCACAGGCCACAGGGACCCTCGCAGGAGAGCAGCCTGGTCATCCGCGTCTGGAAAGCCCTTCTGGGGCGTCCCACTGAATTTAGAATAAAATCTCAACCCCTCACTCTGGCCTGGGGGCCTGCCCGCCTGCCCGCCCGCTCACGCCCCGTCTCCCCCTGTCCTCCCCACCTGCGCGGGCTGGGCCCGCTGTCCCTCCTGCTCCTTGCAGGGCTGGCCCCGCTCCTTCTCACGGCTTCCCCCAGAGGCTGTCCTGACCCTCCAAGGACGCgcctcttctcttctcctgctcCACCTGAGGCTGGAGGTGCTCGTTGCCTGCTCGGGCTTCTTTTCCACTGGGACCCCACGAGCGCAGGCTCCTCACGGGGTCTGCGGGGAAATCTTCCGAAGAGAACTTAGGATGGGCCGTGTGGACGGGATTCCGCGGGCAAAGCAGGGTCCTCCAGGGAAGGCCCCTGTGGTCCTGCTGCGCTCGTGGGCACGGGGCGTCCTGAGCAGGGAAGCCGAGCCCCGCTGCGTCCACAGGTTAGGGTCAGGCCCCAGGCAGGAGCTGCGGGTGGCGGGAGCCGCGTCCTCCAGCTGCTCCTgggtgggcagggccagggctgcTGGGAGCAGCTCCCACCTGGGCCGAGGAGGGGCTCGCGGTCCAGAAGGGCCAGGGCCCCGCCGTTGGAGGGGACGCGGGGCTCTCACGTGTCCCGGGCATTCCCGTCTCGCTCCCTGGTCTTTCCTCCCTGATGCTCCAGGTTCCCCTGGGGGACCCTCTCCTTCCTCTAGGAACTTCCTTGAGCGTTTCCTGTAGAGGTCCTGGTTTCCCTTCTCTAGGAAAGCCTTTCTTTCTCTCGCTTCCTGAAGGATGtgtttgctggatatagaattctgcgctggcagttttatttatttatttatttctctcccctccccgccccaccagttgtctgatctctgtgtcggtttgctgcttgttcttctttgtccgcttcttctgttgttgtcagcggcccaggaatctgtgtttctttttgttgtgtcatcttctggtgtcagctctccacgtgtgtggcgccattcctgggcaggctgaacttcctttcgcgctgggtggccctcgttacggggcgcactccttgcacgtggggctcccctacgcggggacacccctgcatggcacggcactccttgcatgcatcagcactgcacgtgggccagctccacatggatcaaggaggcctggggtttgaaccgcggacctcccatgtggtaggcggatgccctaacccctgggccaagtctgcttccctaattatgtttttttaaagttagtaGATCATACAAAACGTGACGTCAAATGGACGTGGATTGCATTGTGTTTCTCCTGTTTGGTGCTGGGTACGTTTTACACATATACACAGAGCAAGCAGGCAGCGGTCTCCCCAGCGGCCCCTGTCCCTGCCTGACCACCTGTGGTCACCCCTGCTTCATGCTCTCTTTTCTGACACTCAGTGCTCCCTCGCCCTCCATGTTcagttctgtgtgtctgtccctcccgtgccccctgcccaccactgtagccccccaccctccctgtgTTCCAGCCTCAGCCTGAggacccccagcccaccccctccAGGCTCCTCTCAGCCTCTGCCCATGACTTTCTGTCTGGGGACAGGCCCCGGGGGGGGGTCCGTGTCctgtgcccctccccaccccaagaaAGAGACAGCAGCGGCTGTGCGAGTCACAGGTTTATTCGGGGGGCTGCAGGCAGGAAGGGGGCTCAGTAGACGCCGGGCTCGGGGGCAGGCTCGGGGGCAGGCTCGGGGGCCCCCGCCAGCTGCACCAGCCGCAGCAGCAGGGCCCAGGCGCGCCCGTCCAGCTGGGTCGCGTTGCTCAGGTCACTGGTGCCCCCCCGACGCCGAAAGCCCGTGGCCTCGCGGCACTCGGACCCCGCCACGCAGCTCTCTGCGGGGAGGAGGGTTGAATGCGCGGGCGCGGGGCTCCCGAGGTGGGGGCGTCACACGGTCTTCGTCCTCCCCTGCCTGGCCAGCCTGGAGCCCGGACACGGCAGCCTCCGCGCCCCCTGCGCGGCCCCCCACCCCgcaccgccccccccaccccgtaccgtCGCTGCAGCAGATGCCGGGCGCGGCGCAGCGGCCCCCGCTCCCGCACGGCTGCGGGCCCGACTGGCAGGGCGACGGCAGGCGGCTCTCGTCCTGGCAGCGCAGCGCCTCGGCCGTGCCCACGAAGCAGCCCAGCTCGGCGGCGCAGCAGATGCTGGGCCCGAAGCAGCGCCCTCTGCCCGCGGGGCCGCAGGGCAGGCACtggggggccaggggaggggtCAGGGTCAGGCCCGGTGGGGGGGGTCGCGTCTCAGGGTCAGTGGAGAGGCCTGCGGGGCAGGTGGCAGCGGgggcccctggggctgggggtCCCTGCCCGGCTGAGCTGGGGCGGGGTCGGGCGAGATGGGGCAGGGAGGCTGGCCCACGGTGCTGTGGTCTGGCCCCCGAAGGGTTAAGCCTGGACTGGGAAGCGGCCAGGTTCCTGGGCCCCAGCTGACCGGGCCAGCGCTCCCTGCAGCAGCCTCCCTGCCGCTGCGGACGGGGCTAGAGGGGCGTcctccccagccccgccccctagCACAGACCCTCCGCGCTGACCCCACCGCGCCCTTCCCCAGCCTGTCCTCAGCACGCCCGTCCACCCGGCACAGCAGCTGCCCCTGCGACTCGTCCAGAGCCCCAGCCCCGCTCCCCCTGGACCTGCCTCCCCTCGGGACAGGCCAGCGGACCCAGGGCAACGCCCCTCCCCAGCTCGGGGCCCTGCCTGGGGCGCTGACCCCCAACTCACCCCCTGTGGAAGCCCGGTGGGGCTCAGGACCTGCCCTGGCTGGAGCGGCCTCCCTCTGCGCTGCCGGCTGTGTGGCCTGTTGCGGACCCTGGGACCCCATAGCCCTCCTCCCACCTTCCTGCCCACCCACCTGCTCAGGTGACGGAAGCTCTTTCCCAGGGCCTGCGCCCCCCCCTTCAGTCCTCATGCCAGTGTCCTGAGCACTCGTCCAGCCTGGCCCTGAGGGACATGATGACCGTCTCCCTCCGCTGAGCAGCCTGTGCTGTCCCCTTAGTTCTCTCTGGGTTTCCCATTTGTGGCCTATTTGCCCTTTGACCCCGAGGTCAGCATGTGCTCTTCAGCCCCTGCCCTCCGCCTCTGCCCATGCAGGCCCCTGAGCTCCCCCGCACGGCCAGCCCTGGGGCCCTGGCCGTGGCCTCGTTCACGTACCCCCAGCTGCGTCCCTCAAGGCCAGTGCTCCTGCTTTGTAAAACCCTCCTTGTCAGGCCGTGGCCCCTCCTGTGCAGTGCTGGCCCCAGAGTGGACCAAGGTAGGGGCCGGGCCCGGGTCCCTGCCTCCGGGCCAAAGCCCACATCCACAAGGTTCTCAGAACCTGCTCGCCCCGAGGTCACTGTGATCTGACCTCAGCCTGGCCCCTGCCCTGCGGCCACTCCTCGTCCTACTCCCCTTCTCAGGTCAACCAGGTTAGCCCAGGTTACCCGGCAAGCAGCATGGGGTGGAAGGTGGGGCCGTCTGGTGAGGGTCAGCAGGCCGTGCTGCGGCCGGCTGGACCTCTCTGTAGGTTCTCCTGCCCGGCTGGGCAGGGCTTTGCCAGCCCCAGGGATCGGGGGCAGGTCAGCCTGCTTCCGGCCCCCTCTGCTGCTGTTTTGTAATTCCCTGGATGAAATGGATGCTGgagcaaatcaagatggttagttAAATCATTTATCACTAATTTCACAATTACAAGCCCTCATAaaaattccagtcacagaagTAACCTCACTTACAGGAACTAAAGTAGCAAGAACGTGTTGGAAAAGCTCTTTCTCATTACCAGCCTGCGTGCCCAGCACCAGCCCTGGGGACCCGCCTGCGCCCCCCTGGGGGCCACGGCTCGCACCTGGCGGGCGCACGGGTGTCCCCCTCGCCCGGGCTGGACGAGCGTCAGGCCCAGCTGTCCACCCCTCCCCACGAAACGTCAGGCCGAGGGGCAGGAGGCACGCGTGGGTGCGGGGAGCAGAGAATCCGGGGTGCAGGCCGGGAGCCGCCGGCCCTCGGGGACCCTCTGCGGAGGCGCCGCGCCCAGGGCCCGCGAGCCGGGGCGCGCCTCCCTCTGGCTCCCGCGAGGCCGGAAGCCCGGCGGCCCGGGCGAGCTGCGCGCAGACGGCCAAGGGCGGGGTGAGCGCGGCCCCGGGCCCGGGTGCCCGGGTCGGCTCCTCGGGGGCGCGGCGCCCCGAATCCCTTGGCGCCCGCAGCGGGGGGCGCGGCGCGGGGAGGCGCCCGGCTCAGCTCCCGGGTCCCCGGAGCGGGGCAGGACGCACAGGAAGGCGGGGCGTGGGGCTGCTGGGGGCGACCCTCGCCCGGGTCCCCGCTCGCCCGCCGCCTGCGGGCTCGACCCGCGCTCGCGTCCCGGACGGAGGCCTGCGGGGCGCcgggcgctgcggggagcggcGGGGAGGTCGCGGCAGGGCCTCGGGGCGCGCTGCGCGGGCGCGGAGCCACCTCGGCCACGGCCCGGGGCTTCTGCCTCCGCACTAAAGGCACCGACTTTCTTGCAAACTGGAAGTCGGTTGGAGAGTGCGCGGCTGTCGGCCGGCAGAGGGGTCGTGGCACGGCGGAAGGGGCCCGGCTGGGCCTCGGGGGGCAGGCGCAGGGGTTTTAGGGGCCTGTGGTTTGTGGCTGAAGGGGAGTccggggaagagggagggagggtcgCCTGGCCAATGAACCGCCGGGGCGAAGCTGTGGGGAGCAGGGCCCCCCCCCCGCTGTGACCCGCTGGTCTTGTGCGCTTTGCACGCGCGTGTGCCCCTGTGCGTAGGACACTCGACGCCCGGGTAACAGAGCGCGTCCAGGGGCGGCGTCGGGCGAGACCCCCGCGCCGTGTGCTCCAGGCCCTGCGGAGCCTTCCCGAGACCCCTCCTCCGCCGCGAGGAGACCTCGGGAAGGAGGAAGTGACGTCACCCCCGTGCTCCAGCCTGGAAGCAGGGACAGCAGGTGGTGACCTGCGCACCCGCACAATAAACAGCGAGCCAGGAGTCCCCCGGGCCGGGTCACAGCCTCAAATCCCGGTGACGGGCCTCGGCTCAAGGACACGCCCAGGGGAACTTCCGCGCAGCGCGCCCACGCGGCTCCAGAGGCTGCTCCAGGCCGAGGCCGCGGCACAGGGCGTCCCTCGCAGCCCGTGGGCTCCCAGCGCCCGTGGAAGCTGAGCTGACGCTGCACCGTGCTCTGTCAGCTCTTGGGTGGCCAGGTGCTTTGCCAATGAGCGGTCCTGTTTTGAAAGGAATCTCTTTTTCTGGGCAGTTGTCCCACCAGTGGGCTTAAAATACTCAGTAAACCGTTTTGTGAACAGATGTGCTGTCACCGGCCTTTGCTGTTCCATTGAAGAGCACAGGCAGAGAGGACTTACCCAGTTCCCGGGGCTCGGATCTTCAGAACTGTGAGTGAGCTCCGGCTTCCCTTCACGTCTCCAGCTTCATCGGCCCCTCGGCGGTCTGCTGTCCTTGGAAGCTCTGAAGCCAGGCGTTCTCTCCTCCCTACCCAGGAAAGCCCTAGAAGACGTCTTCTTCCAGCAGAGGGCTGGTTGTGTACACCGAAGGCCCTTGCTGGGTGCAGCCACCTTCGTCAGTTATCTTAGCTGATCTTCTAggtaacttgctgcagcttctctGTCAGCACTGCCTGCTGCACCTTGCACTTTTACATAATGGAGACAACGTCTTTCCGTATGCCTCGGGGACCAGCCTCTGCTAGCTTTGCACTCTTCTTCTGAAGCTTCtgcacctctctcagccttcacagaGCTGGAGAGAATTAGGGTCTTGCTCGGGCTCAGACTTTGGCTTAAGAGAATGTCGTGGCTGGTTTGAACCTCGCTCCAGACCACTAAAAATGTTCTCCTTACCAGCAATAAGGCTTTTTCACTCTGTTTTCATTCATGTGTTCATTGGAGTTTCTCAAAACTTTTCCTTTGTGCTCACAACTTGGCCGACTGGTTGGTGCCCCAGGCCCATGTAGCTTTGATGTGCCTTCTTTATGAGCTGAATCATTTCTACCCTTCATCTTAAAGTGAGGGCACTggccctcttcctttctcttgaaCCCTTAGAGGCCGTTCTAGGGTTATCAATTGGCCTCATTTAAAATCGCCCTATCTCAGGGATTAGGGAGGCTGAGGAGAAGGAGACAGATGGGGAGTGACCAGTCAGTCGAGCAGTGAGAATTCACAACATTTGTTGGTGAAGGTCACCTCTTCTGTGTGTACAGGTTGTGGCTCTCCAGAACAATGACAGTGGGAATATGAAAGGTCGCTGATCACAGATTACTAGAGCAATATAATGACAATGAAAAGTTTGAAATAGTGTGAGAATTCCCAGAGTGTGGCACGTGGACGTGAAGGGAGCATGTGCTGTTGGAGAAATGGCGCTGGTAGACTTGCTTGACGGAGGGTTGCCCTAAACCTTCAGTTTGTCAAAACCGCAGTATCtaaaattgtgggaagatggcgacgaactaacaggcagagctgaatgatCTCACAAAAACAACGGAGAAAGAGGCAAACGCTGcccgagggacctgctttgggggtcaccAGACCAGGACAgtcagtgctacacaactcccaggagggtgagagacagagagaaggaaaagccaaCATGACAAACATGAGTCGCCAAGCCCCGGTGGCAGCTGGgaggggctcccctcccccacccccaggatatTAAGCTGAGGTCAAACCCCTACTCACTGCCGCCGACCGAgggagaacagacatcttcctccctgtcagctagtTCAAGGGAAAGggaggtgcttttcttcagtgaatttggccagcagagcccactttgaatctcccatctggagattcaacacaggaacacaggaaagctgagactgaaacacctccgtGGAATGGTGCACTGACTAGCACCACCTGCTGGTCAGTCTGgtaattgcatggacaaaaactgttcatgctctctgtatccaaccagTGGGAGAGAATCTATGCCCCACAGTGattccctggcccaattttgataacttaagcagggcaattttaaagactgagaataaattgaatcaaatatcaaagaaaaactgaaaaaccccaaacaataggcaagagagataaATTGGCTATGagagtaaattcactaacatattcagatgtctagacatcagcaaaaatttacaagctatactaggaaacaggaagagatggcccagcgaAAAGAACAAAtaccctgaagagatacaggatttaatataagtattttaaataatcagtggttatcacacaactctcctaaatcacttgaaagaatttatagaaaatatgactaaagaagttaaggttattaagaagacactggaatgcataaagaaaaatttgaaaggctgcaaataaaagtaacagaccttatgggaatgaaagacacaatggatgagattaaaaatatgttagaggCACGTAGGAGCaggtttgaattgcttgaagaatGAGTCagtgattttgaggacagaacatctaaactggaaaagacaggagaacaaaaagagaagagaatggaaaaaaatgcaacagggtctcagggaatagaatgacaatgcaaaacacacattctcaatattggtgtcccagaaggagacgagaacagaaaggagcagagagaatatttgaggaaataatgactgagaacttcccaacccttatgaaagacataaatatcaatatccaagaaggacggtgcaccctaaacagaataaatctgaaaagacataccccaagacacctactattcaggatgacaaatatcagagattgttgctgcctcccttcacccctcctcctagcctttgttatctcccttttccagccgttgctatccttcccgccagtcccgtccacttagccaactcataatctgccccctttcttaatcaccgcctacttcatagctgcctgcacagttccgcctatccactacggccccgtagtttacccgccccaattcctacccctcccttgacccgaccttatataatcaagtgtgtttccgcaataaagtagactagctcattctcacaggctgtctccgtggtttttaccgcgcgtcccccacgcctggagaacctaggcttacgcgctggcctaggggctcaccgccgagccgtggaagcccgcccggtcctcataggttgctaacttagaatagcagcccacagcaggggttgctaacttggaatagcagcccacagcaggggttgctaacttagaatagcagctcacaagagataaagagaggattctgaaagcagcaagggaaaagcaaagtatcacacacaagggaaactcagtaagattaagtgtcaacctTTCATCAGCAATCATGGAtgtgagaagacagtggcatgatgtatgtaaggtactgaaagaggaaaactgccagccaagaattctatatctggcaaagctgtccttcaaaaatgagggtgagttcagagtcttcacaaataaaaactgatagaatatgttaccaaaagaccaaaattataggagatactaaagggggtgctgcaggctgaaaggaaaaacaagggcaagagatttagagaagagtgtagaaattaaGATGATTGTGAAGACTAAAccaaagggtaagaagacagacagtaGAACGATATCACAAAGAAAgccgaaggacaaaatggatgaagtgagTAACTGTActcgtcagccaaaggggtgctaatgcaaaataccacaaatctttcggcttttataaaggtatttatatggggtagaaccatgccataaagcgtaagttacttccctcaccaaagtctgttgccacgtgttggggcaagatggctgccgacgtctgccagggctcaggcttcctgggctcctctcttcccagggctcgcctctctctgggctcagctgctctctccacaaggccagctgtaggctaCTAGGGGAGCAGcttgtctcttttcctggggcctctgccatatctgctcctctgtgtgcttacttcctgggctccagccaaaactcccacctcccttctctgtggtccGGTTTCTCTgtagtcccacccaccaaggggcggggactcaacatcctactgacgtggcccaatcaaagccccaatcattatttaatcaagtagaagtgaaacctctaaatccaatatactttaatacgcccagaggaaaagaccagttgacaaacataatccaatatttcttttcaaaattcatcaataatatcaaactgctacagcagtgCCTTTAAGGTAATAACACTGAACggtaatggattgaactcccccaTCAAAAGATAAGACCGACAGAGTGGACAAAAATATGAGCAtgtgtatgttgtctacaagaaatccatgTCGGATGTGAGGAcccaaccaggttaaaagtgaaaggtgggaaaaaggtattccatgcaaatagtgaccaaaaaagagctggagtagacacagtaaatgtaaaataacattgtaatatataaacaataattattcagtgcaactggcaaattttTCCTGTGAACAGTATTCtgttgttatctgctgtaattcattccaataagatgtgaagcattcccaaataggaatttgattacctagaaagaattatggcccaaatggaaattaaataaccaagccaataatttatttcatttctagagattattatgtccaatagttagagctgtaatataaaaattagaattatgttataattctATAGAAATATGTTATAATCTATAATATATGAGaattattattacatttataaatgtttgttactATACTAGCTGTTTCTTAccattgattatattaaatctaacctggccttgcactctcttttaaaattgtaatttgtttcaatctatttttctatttattttacaatttcacAATAAAGGTCCttttaacagattttaaaaaacaagcaaaaaataaacaagaaaccCCACAGTGCCTGTGAACCACACTGGAGCAGAGCGGGATGAGATGAAGTGTTCCTCGTCGGAAAtctcgggccagcttgctgtcCCCAGCTTCCCAGGGCTCAGGCTGCCCTGGGTCTTCCTTGGCCCCTTCCGACGTCCTCCCCAAGCCAGCGTGTCTCTCCCCTTGCTAGGGGAACAGCAACAAAGCAGTGATCCTTCTCGGGGGGAGAAACCGCCCagcgccccctcctcctcctgctgcgGCCGGACAAGAGCCCGGCTGCTTGCCCCTCCCCGGCGACCCGTCACTGAGGAGGGGGCGGTCGCTGCTGTGCCTGCCTCTAGAGGCTGGGGGGGGATGGGAACTGAACAGGTTAATTTGTGCGGGGCCCTGTGGCACAGAGAGGTCAGTGGATGGCCTGGGACCACACAGCCATCCGGAGGCCTCCACCTCCCCAGGTGGTGCCTGGTCTCCAGCCCCTTGGCTGCCACACACCTGGCCCAGCTCTGGCCAGGGCCCCTGCAGAGCGCTGGCTCCCACTCATCCCTCCTCCACTAATTTGTCCTTGCCCAGAGAGACCTTTGGCTCTGGGAGGAAACCTCTGGGCCCTGGAGTGCCACCCTGTTGGAGTGTCCTTTTCTGTCCAGGGACCTTGAGCCGTGCCATGGTGGGGTTAGGTAAGGGGCTTTGAGCCCCAGCAGCAAGGGGAACTGGGGGGcttcggctccctggtgtggacTGGCCACCCTGAGAGCCTGGACACGAGAGCAGCCACGAGGCGCGGAGTGCTCTCCGGCCGGGCAGTGCCCTGGGCACTCGCCACACAGCCGTGCCGGAGCCCGAACAGCACCCCGACGGCACAGCGAGCTCCGCATTGGGGCATTTGCTGGGCGCTGCCCCTGAGCTTCTTCCCTGGGCTGGGTCGAGTCTGTATCCTCTCCTGTAAGAAACCGAAACCGCCCGTGTCCACTCGCGCTCAGCACCGTGGTGGCCCCGCTGGCGGGCAGCGACCCCTGCACCTCCACACCGCGCAGGCCTGAccttgagtgccttttatttgcCTTTTCAAAGATCGACTTCTGGTGTTGTTGAACCCCCCAGATTCCACACTTCacatcactttttcttttttttaagatttatttatttattttattcctcccccccccccagttgtgttctctgtgtctatttgctgcatcttctttgtccgcttcttttgttgtcagcggcacgggaatctgtgtttctttttgttgcatcatcttgttgtgtcagctctcgtgtgtgcggcaccattcttgggcaggctgcactttcgtgctgggcggctctccttacgggtgccctccttgtgcgtggggctcccctacgcaggggacaccctgcgtggcacagcgctccttgcacgcatcagcactgcacatgggccagctccacacgggtcaaggaggcctggggtttgaaccgtggacctcccatgtgggagacggacgccctaaccactgggccaagtccgccgccctttttcattcttttcactgAGTTCTTTTCACTCTTCAATTCCAGCTGTTCTTCAGTATCACACATCCGTTCTTCTCTAATTTCAAGCCTGCctttgtatgcctctaatgtgttgtTGATCTGCCTATCATGTCgttcattcccatgaactctgtttcttttctattaGGTCTGCAAATTCTCCTTTGTGctcgctcagtgtcttcttgatgtcatttatctctttagccatattttctttcaacttattaatttgattttggaaatttgtgtgcatctcgttAATTAGTtgcctcaaatcctgtgtctctgggaaacggattttggcccagtggttagggcgtccgtctaccatatgggaggtccgcggttcaaaccccggacctccttgacccgtgtggagctggccatgcgcagcgctgatgcgccctgccacgcaggggtgtcccccgcgtgggggagccccacgtgcaaggagtgcacccgtgaggagagccgcccagcgtgaaaagaaagagcagcctgcccaggaatggcgccgcccacacttcccgtgccgctgacgacaacagaagcggacaaagaaacaagacgcagcaaatagacaccaagaacagacaaccaggggagggggggaaattaaataaataaataaatcttaaaaaaaaaaaaaatcctgtgtctcttctggggctttgatatattccttttcttgggccatattctccattttcttagtatggctcataattttttgctgacgtCTAGGtgtctgattaggatggtagttttcTCAGATGCCCAATTTCACTCTCTTTCAtaggatttagtggtgggaggctgtgtgttactgctgttctttgattctttgttcaGCCTGTCCTGGGCCTTTAGGATTGactctgttagttgctcaaatctgggccctggaacCAGTTATGGATTGCAGACCCACTTACTAgggtcttggggagggaggctataaaggccagaaaaagcctctactattatttacttttaatttcctcatgtgcacttttTTGGTCTGCCAACAGATGTCTCCCTGTTGCAGCCATAATTTGTGTCATAATAATAAGAGaagagggaggggcaagatggtggctgagtaaggagctccaagagtcagctcatcctgcaGGGCCATTAGTAATCCCCCAgcgctatctaaagcacctgtttggggaccagaccagaagagcatcctgccacatcctcgGAAGAACAGGAGGGGCTGCCCACCTGCAGTGAAGTCGTgtgagtagaggctccacgccccagaggctggtgcccgtCCTCCActgtggcacaagctgcctcgggggctgttctgtggctggtgctggcagctccatttcccaaaaaca is a genomic window containing:
- the LOC131275836 gene encoding vasopressin-neurophysin 2-like, whose protein sequence is MPDSALPACVLGLLALTSACYFQNCPRGGRRAAADLELRQCLPCGPAGRGRCFGPSICCAAELGCFVGTAEALRCQDESRLPSPCQSGPQPCGSGGRCAAPGICCSDESCVAGSECREATGFRRRGGTSDLSNATQLDGRAWALLLRLVQLAGAPEPAPEPAPEPGVY